A window of Bradyrhizobium diazoefficiens genomic DNA:
GCAACGTCCTGCGGGGCCTCGATCGCGGTCGCGGTGGTCTCGAACTCGGCCGGCTGACCCGCGAGCTTGTCGTTCATGTAGTTCTTCGGGAACGACACCTTCAGCGTGCGGGTCTCGCCCGCGCCGATGCCGATCAGCTGCTCCTCGAAGCCGGGAATGAAGGTGTTGGAGCCGATCACGACCTGGATGCCTTCACCGGTGCCGCCCTCGAAGACTTCGCCGTTGATGCTGCCCTTGAAGTTGATGGTGACGCGGTCGCCGGATTCGGCCTTGGCGCCCTCGGCCTTGGCGGCATAGCCGCGGTTGGAATCGGCGATGCGCTTGATCGCCTCGTCGACGTCGGCCTCGGTGACTTCGGCAACAGGCTTCTCGACCTGGAAGGTCTTGAAGTCGGCGAGCGCGATCGCCGGCACCACCTCGATCGCGACCGTGTAGGTCAGATCGGTCTTGCCGGTCAGCAGTTCCTCGACCTCGGCCTGCTCGCTCGGCATGGTGATCTTCGGCTCCGTGGCAAGGCGAAAGCCGCGCTCGGAGAACAACTGCGTGTTGGTGTCGCGGATGGTCTGGTCGATGGTCTCGGCCATCACCGAGCGGCCGTAGACCTTCTTCAGGTGAGCGACCGGCACCTTGCCGGGACGGAAGCCGTTGATGCGGACCTTGTCCTTGAGGTCGACGAGCTTGGCACCGGCCTTGGCATCGAGATCAGTCGCGGGAACGCTGATCTTGAACTCGTGCTTCAAACCTTCCGAGAGGGTTTCTGTGACCTGCATGGCGTCCAATCTTCTTCTCGTTCGGTCCCGGCGCGCATGCGTCGGGACGCTGTCATTAATCGATCCGGCGCGAGGCGAACGCCTCAACGCCGGTGCTTCATCGGACCGGCTCCCGGCGGACAAAGATCCGCGCTGAAGCAGGTCTCGTAATCCGTGCAAACGCGATAAGCGCTTGGTGCGGGCGGAGGGACTCGAACCCCCACAACTTTCGTCACTGGAACCTAAATCCAGCGCGTCTACCAGTTCCGCCACGCCCGCGTGAATTTGCATCAAGACCGGCCGCGATGCCGCGGGCGGCCGGGCTTATAGCATGTGCCTGACTGTTCGCAGCAAAAAAATGGCCTGATGGAGGCAGGCTATAAGTAGGCACGACGGCTGGACTTATCCAGCGTAGCGTGGTCCGGATCGCCCCATGAAATCGCGGATCTTTGACCCGACCCGACGCGAGGTCCTGGCGGGCATCGGCGCCTGCGCGACCGGGCTAGCCGCCGGTGGAGCAGGCCCGCTCGTGACGGCCCAGCTCGCCCTTCAGGCAAGGCCGGTAACGCTGGCTTTGAAGCCGGATCAGCCGCCTGCACCAATCTGGGAGCTGGCCGCCGTGAGCCATCTTGGCAACGTCCGCCTGAAGCGCGGCGACCGCTGCGAGATGGTCTTTCGCAACAACCTCCCTGTCCCACTTGCCCCGGCCTGGTACGGCCTCTACGGCCCGGCCGCGGCCGACCCGCTGCAGGGGCGTGCACCCGCCCCGCCAGACGCGACTGAAACATCAATTATTTCAATATCAAACGCGGGAACCCTGCTGGCCGACTTCCGTCTCTTCGAGGACAGCCTGAAGCAGCCTGCGCGCCCGCTTCCAGTCATCGTGCAGGAGACACGGCCCGCCGCCGTCGATCGGGACGAGGTCCTGTTGATCGAGGAATGGCGCTTGCGGTCGGACGGCACCGCGCTGCCGCCGGGCCGCGACCCGAAGGACACGACACCGCTCTATACGATCAATGGACGAACCTCATTTGAACTCTCAGCTGTGGCCGGCGAGCGGTTGCGGCTGCGCTTTATCAACGGCTCGCAACGTTCTGTTCTGGCGATCAAATTGGAAGGCCACGAGGTCCAGGTGATGGCGCTGGACGGACACCCGGCCGAGCCCTTCCCGGCACGGAACGGCGCCCTGGTGCTGGCCCCCGGCGCGCGTGCCGACGCCTTCGTGGATGTGGCCGCATCGGCTGCATTGCTGCTGCATGACGGCGCGACGGCGCGCAGGGTCGGAACGCTCACCGTCTCCGGGACGCTGGAGCGGCGCGCACCGCCGTTGCCGGCAGAGCCGCTCCCCCCAAACAACCTTCCCGAAAAGTTCGATTTGAGAGGCGCCCTGCGGTTCGATGTCGCGCTTGGCGCAACCGACGCAGGTTGGACGCGGCCCGCAGCCTTCTCCACCGCCTCGGCCCCCGCCTTCCGCGCCAGGGCGGGCCGCACGGTCGTGCTGGCCCTCAGGAACCCCGCGCCCGCGACCGCCGTGTTCCACCTGCACGGTGCCCCTTTCCGCCTCCTCGACAAGCTCGACGACGGCTGGAAGCCCTACTGGCTCGACACGCTCGCGATCGAGCCCGGCCAGACCCAGCGCATCGCCTTCGCCGCGACCGCACCCGGCCGATGGCTGCTCGAATCCGTTCTGACCGACTGGGCCGCGCCACGGCTGGTGCGCTGGTACGCGGTGGAGTGAGGCTGCGCCTAGACGTGCGGCTTGGCCGTGAGTTCGATTCCAAGCGCTTTCATCACCGCTATCGTCGTTTTCAGTGTCGGATTGCCGTTAGTACTGAACGAGCGATAGAGCTGCTCGCGAGACAGGCCTGTCTCCTTGGCGATCTGCGTCATGCCCTTGGCGCGGGCGACGACGCCAAGCGCATGTGCGATATAGGCTGCATCTTCCGTCTTGAATGCCTCTTCCATAAAGACGGCAATGGCCTCGTCGGACTGAAGGTCCTCGGCCGGATCATAAGTCGTCAGCTTCTCGCCCATCTTATTCGCTCCACGTCTCGGCAAGGCGTTTGGCCGCCTTGATGTCTTTCGCCTGCGTGCTCTTGTCGCCACCGCACAGCAAAACGATGATCAAGCCGCCCTGCTTCTGAAAATAGATGCGATAGCCGGGGCCGTGATGGATACGCAGTTCGCTTATTCCACCGCCCACCGGCTCGACATCGCCTGCGTGGCCTAGGGCCAACCGGTCCAATCGCGACGCGATCAGTGCTTTGGCACGCTCATCCTTGAGTCGCGATCGCCACTTCCGAAACGTTTCGGTCTGCTTGAGTTCAACCACATGTAGTTTTTAGACTACAAACAATCACGAATCAAGTATTTTGCGTGCTCAAAGGTAGCGAGCGTCGGGCTCCTTCTCCTCGTTCCGCGCTCCGTCAGTCTGCTCGACCAGCGCGAAGCCGCGCGCCTTGTAGAAGCGCCGCGCTCGCGTGTTGCGCTGGAAGGTCCAGAGCTCCAACCGATCACAGGCCTGCTTGGCGACATCAAGGAGCTCGGTGCCGGCGCCGCGGCCCTGGGCGATGGGAAGCACGTAGCGCTGCTCGACGCCGCCCTCACGGAACGCAATGACCCCGCTGAGCTCGTCGCCGTCGAAACTTCCCCACACGCGGCACGTCGGAAAGACACGCTCGCGATAGAATCAGCGGTCCTCATCCGGCGTGTGCAGCCCGGCGAGCCAATGGCAGCGTGGTCGAAGGCGATCCGATGGACCTGC
This region includes:
- the tig gene encoding trigger factor, which codes for MQVTETLSEGLKHEFKISVPATDLDAKAGAKLVDLKDKVRINGFRPGKVPVAHLKKVYGRSVMAETIDQTIRDTNTQLFSERGFRLATEPKITMPSEQAEVEELLTGKTDLTYTVAIEVVPAIALADFKTFQVEKPVAEVTEADVDEAIKRIADSNRGYAAKAEGAKAESGDRVTINFKGSINGEVFEGGTGEGIQVVIGSNTFIPGFEEQLIGIGAGETRTLKVSFPKNYMNDKLAGQPAEFETTATAIEAPQDVAIDDEFAKTLGLESLDKLKEAARERLVAEFATATRQRVKRALLDRLDEAHRFEAPPSLVDEEFNLMWNSVKAEMDSAGKTFADEDTTEDAAKEEYRKIADRRVRLGLVLSEIGEKNKISVTDDEVGRAVIERARQMPGREKEVWDFYRNNAQALAQLRAPIYEDKVVDFILELANVTEKKVSREDLYKDDEAEKSAA
- a CDS encoding multicopper oxidase domain-containing protein; the encoded protein is MKSRIFDPTRREVLAGIGACATGLAAGGAGPLVTAQLALQARPVTLALKPDQPPAPIWELAAVSHLGNVRLKRGDRCEMVFRNNLPVPLAPAWYGLYGPAAADPLQGRAPAPPDATETSIISISNAGTLLADFRLFEDSLKQPARPLPVIVQETRPAAVDRDEVLLIEEWRLRSDGTALPPGRDPKDTTPLYTINGRTSFELSAVAGERLRLRFINGSQRSVLAIKLEGHEVQVMALDGHPAEPFPARNGALVLAPGARADAFVDVAASAALLLHDGATARRVGTLTVSGTLERRAPPLPAEPLPPNNLPEKFDLRGALRFDVALGATDAGWTRPAAFSTASAPAFRARAGRTVVLALRNPAPATAVFHLHGAPFRLLDKLDDGWKPYWLDTLAIEPGQTQRIAFAATAPGRWLLESVLTDWAAPRLVRWYAVE
- a CDS encoding addiction module antidote protein: MGEKLTTYDPAEDLQSDEAIAVFMEEAFKTEDAAYIAHALGVVARAKGMTQIAKETGLSREQLYRSFSTNGNPTLKTTIAVMKALGIELTAKPHV
- a CDS encoding type II toxin-antitoxin system RelE/ParE family toxin, which encodes MVELKQTETFRKWRSRLKDERAKALIASRLDRLALGHAGDVEPVGGGISELRIHHGPGYRIYFQKQGGLIIVLLCGGDKSTQAKDIKAAKRLAETWSE